A stretch of the Pseudalkalibacillus hwajinpoensis genome encodes the following:
- the prpE gene encoding bis(5'-nucleosyl)-tetraphosphatase PrpE, which produces MLDIISDIHGCYKELIELTKRIGYSWESGLPVHPDGRKLVFPGDITDRGKESLAVINVVSQLVSTGQAYYCPGNHCNKLYRYFIGRNVQQTHGLETTVAELNALPNDEKEAVKSQFISLYEHAPLYLSLDDGEIIAAHAGIPKHYIGQVGKKVKTFVLYGDISGESHPNGMPIRRDWAKHYNGESLIVYGHTPVKEPRWVNHTINIDTGCVFGGKLTSLSYPELKTTSVQSSMPYVPEKFTSFE; this is translated from the coding sequence TTGTTAGACATTATCAGCGATATACACGGATGTTATAAAGAACTGATAGAACTAACCAAACGAATCGGATATTCATGGGAAAGTGGACTTCCCGTTCATCCTGACGGCAGAAAACTCGTCTTTCCTGGTGATATCACCGATCGAGGAAAAGAATCACTTGCTGTGATTAACGTAGTCTCACAACTCGTTAGCACCGGACAGGCTTACTATTGCCCTGGGAACCATTGCAATAAGCTTTATCGGTATTTTATCGGCCGAAACGTTCAGCAAACACATGGACTGGAGACAACGGTTGCTGAACTAAATGCTCTCCCAAATGATGAGAAAGAGGCTGTGAAAAGTCAATTTATCTCTCTTTATGAACATGCACCACTCTATTTATCCCTCGATGACGGGGAAATAATTGCTGCACATGCGGGAATTCCTAAGCATTATATCGGACAAGTTGGGAAAAAAGTAAAAACATTTGTCCTCTACGGCGACATTTCAGGAGAATCTCATCCGAACGGCATGCCTATTCGAAGAGACTGGGCTAAGCATTATAACGGAGAATCTCTTATTGTTTATGGGCACACTCCAGTGAAAGAACCAAGATGGGTGAATCATACAATAAACATTGACACAGGATGCGTGTTTGGAGGCAAACTGACTTCGCTTAGCTATCCCGAATTGAAAACAACTTCTGTCCAATCATCAATGCCTTATGTTCCTGAGAAATTCACTTCTTTCGAATGA
- a CDS encoding glycosyltransferase family 4 protein: MKVLFVYYLPSGGVETLNRERCLALKEAGVSCELLYMQQGSGYANIRDIPVYVTNNDQEIKALIEKNHYTLIMVCSDHLFLKRIRSLGYEGKLIYEIQGLGTMPEAERWMQRAHRHVTTYADAIFYPRTPHLASLVEKYIPNFPVYSFHNCFDTNRFKYINSPSISSAPIIGWVGRLESNKNWRGFLEYVFELRKRQPNLVIWMFHDPTLAFTSEKEAFETSCCELGLNEIITCYSNVPNIEMAKYFSMIGDSGGFLCSTSLVEGFGYALVEAISCHCPVVTTDSDGVRSFVLHNQSGKLIDLTNMIDAVTEGIDMLSNDVLRNLIKIQAKNHITYLLNPETYATKFIEMMKIP; this comes from the coding sequence ATGAAAGTTCTTTTTGTCTATTATTTACCGAGTGGTGGTGTTGAAACATTAAATCGAGAAAGATGTCTTGCACTTAAAGAAGCAGGCGTCTCATGCGAACTTCTGTATATGCAGCAAGGAAGCGGCTATGCCAATATTCGTGATATACCTGTTTATGTGACGAACAATGATCAAGAGATCAAAGCATTAATCGAAAAAAATCACTATACGCTTATAATGGTTTGCTCCGATCATTTATTTCTTAAGCGTATTCGTTCTCTCGGTTATGAGGGAAAGTTGATTTATGAAATACAGGGCCTCGGAACGATGCCAGAAGCTGAACGGTGGATGCAGCGAGCCCATCGTCATGTGACGACTTATGCTGACGCAATCTTTTATCCTCGCACGCCTCACCTTGCTTCATTAGTGGAAAAATATATTCCGAATTTCCCTGTTTATTCTTTCCATAATTGTTTTGATACAAATCGGTTTAAATATATTAACTCGCCATCGATTTCTTCTGCCCCCATTATCGGATGGGTGGGTCGGCTGGAGTCCAATAAAAATTGGCGTGGGTTCCTGGAATACGTATTTGAACTGCGAAAACGACAACCTAATTTAGTCATATGGATGTTTCATGATCCTACATTGGCATTTACGAGCGAAAAGGAAGCATTTGAAACTTCATGCTGTGAACTTGGACTGAATGAAATTATCACTTGTTACTCCAATGTGCCTAATATAGAAATGGCCAAGTATTTTTCCATGATCGGTGATTCAGGTGGATTTTTATGCTCTACTTCGTTAGTGGAGGGCTTTGGCTACGCATTAGTTGAAGCGATCAGCTGTCACTGTCCAGTCGTTACGACAGATTCAGATGGTGTAAGAAGCTTTGTTCTTCATAATCAATCAGGTAAACTTATTGACCTCACTAACATGATTGATGCCGTTACAGAAGGAATCGACATGTTATCTAATGACGTTTTACGAAATCTCATCAAAATACAAGCAAAAAATCACATCACTTACCTTTTAAACCCAGAAACATATGCAACTAAATTCATTGAAATGATGAAAATTCCATAG
- a CDS encoding glycosyltransferase — translation MRKVSILFITNKIDHYVEKSTTYLISELEKQSNLMLWHDHGDIHSILNNFSTKPDFILLNDFHPTYGRYITGLNQIKIPIGMIMHDLHYKKGARTKLMREIRPSLIFTHYRDAFLTFYPEFQDQMIWFPHHVPEHIFFDYQLEKEIDVLMIGSLIPKLYPLRNHIYEQMKQRKGFIYHTHPGYGKEGDRGITGEGYAREMNRSKIFVTCHSIYQYPLLKYMESLACHTLLLAPATRELEDLGFVDQETFVAIDETNFSERATQYLSSETERNNIAKRGYEMVRKKHLTSVRVAEMIQHIQQVI, via the coding sequence TTGAGGAAAGTATCAATTTTATTTATTACGAATAAAATAGATCATTATGTTGAAAAAAGCACGACGTATTTGATTTCGGAGTTAGAGAAGCAAAGTAACCTTATGCTATGGCATGATCATGGTGATATTCATTCCATTCTTAATAACTTCAGTACAAAGCCAGATTTTATTCTACTAAATGATTTTCATCCTACTTACGGACGGTACATTACAGGACTCAACCAGATTAAAATACCAATAGGCATGATAATGCACGATTTACATTATAAAAAAGGTGCTCGGACAAAATTGATGAGAGAGATCCGACCATCCTTGATTTTCACCCATTATCGTGATGCATTTCTAACCTTCTATCCTGAATTCCAAGACCAAATGATTTGGTTTCCTCATCATGTGCCAGAACACATCTTTTTTGACTATCAGCTCGAAAAAGAAATCGATGTGCTCATGATAGGCTCCTTGATTCCAAAGCTTTACCCATTAAGAAATCACATATATGAACAGATGAAACAAAGGAAGGGATTCATTTATCACACTCATCCTGGTTATGGTAAGGAGGGTGACAGAGGCATAACGGGTGAAGGATATGCTCGAGAAATGAATCGCTCAAAGATTTTTGTTACATGTCATTCGATTTATCAATATCCATTGTTAAAATACATGGAATCGCTAGCCTGTCATACGCTTCTTCTAGCTCCGGCTACCAGAGAACTAGAAGACCTAGGGTTTGTTGATCAGGAAACATTTGTAGCAATTGACGAAACTAATTTTTCGGAGCGTGCGACCCAGTATTTAAGTAGTGAAACAGAGAGAAATAATATTGCCAAAAGAGGTTATGAAATGGTAAGGAAAAAGCATTTAACATCGGTTAGAGTGGCAGAAATGATTCAACACATTCAGCAAGTTATTTGA
- the fabI gene encoding enoyl-ACP reductase FabI: protein MNLSLENRTYVVMGVANKRSIAWGIAQALSSAGARLIFTYAGERLEKNVRDLAGTLDRDDSIILPCDITNDEEIEATFAQIKEEVGVIHGLAHCIAFAKTEELKGEYLETTREGFLLAHNISSYSLTAVSKAARPLMTEGGSILTMTYLGGERVVNNYNVMGVAKASLDASVKYLANDLGKDNIRVNAISAGPIRTLAAKGINDFNSVIKEIEEKSPMRRTVTKEDVGNTALFLMSDLSGGITGEMIHVDSGYNIIAT from the coding sequence ATGAACCTGTCTCTTGAGAACCGTACATATGTTGTCATGGGCGTTGCAAACAAACGTAGCATTGCCTGGGGAATTGCGCAGGCGCTAAGCAGTGCCGGTGCTAGATTGATTTTTACTTACGCAGGTGAGCGTCTTGAGAAGAATGTTCGCGACCTTGCTGGAACGCTAGATCGTGATGATTCTATTATTTTACCGTGTGATATTACGAATGATGAAGAAATCGAAGCGACATTCGCTCAGATTAAAGAAGAAGTTGGTGTTATTCACGGACTTGCTCACTGTATCGCCTTCGCGAAAACAGAAGAATTAAAGGGCGAGTATCTTGAAACGACGCGTGAAGGTTTCTTGCTAGCGCATAACATTAGCTCATATTCACTCACAGCTGTTTCAAAAGCAGCTCGTCCACTTATGACTGAAGGAGGAAGCATCCTTACGATGACTTACCTTGGTGGCGAACGTGTTGTGAACAACTACAACGTTATGGGCGTAGCAAAAGCCTCGCTTGACGCAAGTGTGAAATACCTTGCGAACGACCTTGGAAAAGACAACATCCGTGTAAACGCGATTTCGGCTGGGCCAATCCGTACACTTGCTGCAAAAGGAATTAATGATTTCAACTCTGTGATTAAAGAGATTGAAGAGAAATCTCCGATGCGTCGTACTGTAACGAAAGAAGACGTCGGAAACACAGCGCTGTTCTTAATGAGTGATCTTTCTGGTGGAATTACTGGCGAGATGATTCATGTGGATAGTGGGTACAATATTATCGCGACATGA
- a CDS encoding GTP pyrophosphokinase translates to MKNWEEFLAPYKQAVNELKVKLKGIREQFEKADDHSPVEFVTGRVKPISSILDKAKTKHIPLNRLQEEMHDIAGVRVMCQFVEDINKVIHHLRGRKDFDIVEERDYVTNQKVSGYRSYHVVVQYPVQTIQGEQMLLVEIQIRTLAMNFWATIEHSLNYKYNKKIPDDVKKRLQRAAEAASKLDDEMSEIRGEIKEAQKIFMQKKENEQKES, encoded by the coding sequence ATGAAAAATTGGGAAGAATTTTTAGCACCGTATAAACAAGCAGTAAATGAATTGAAAGTGAAATTGAAAGGCATTCGAGAGCAATTTGAAAAGGCGGATGATCATTCACCTGTTGAATTTGTTACTGGGAGAGTAAAGCCGATTTCAAGTATTCTTGATAAAGCCAAAACGAAACACATACCGCTCAATAGACTGCAGGAAGAAATGCATGATATTGCAGGTGTTCGTGTGATGTGTCAGTTCGTAGAAGATATTAATAAAGTCATTCATCACCTTCGTGGTAGAAAAGATTTTGATATCGTTGAGGAACGAGATTATGTGACGAATCAGAAAGTAAGCGGCTATCGATCATACCATGTGGTCGTTCAGTATCCAGTTCAAACGATTCAAGGAGAACAAATGCTGCTCGTTGAAATACAAATTCGAACACTTGCTATGAATTTCTGGGCGACAATTGAGCATTCTTTGAATTATAAATACAATAAGAAAATACCTGATGATGTCAAAAAGCGCCTCCAACGAGCCGCTGAAGCAGCTTCCAAACTTGATGATGAAATGTCTGAAATTCGCGGTGAGATTAAGGAAGCTCAGAAAATCTTTATGCAAAAGAAAGAAAATGAACAAAAAGAAAGCTGA
- a CDS encoding FtsW/RodA/SpoVE family cell cycle protein encodes MNNDNQTPWQQIDFTLLFFVFLLMCISTIAIYSAQASLPGELKNFNFAGRQLTWYFVGAFVLSLTLVIDFDRFKQLSWYLYGFGILLLILLAVSPEYIGSYQIAPIRNGAKSWFVLPGLGSVQPSEFMKIFLIITIASTAVNHHEKNPTKTIQTDLLLLAKIFGVAAAPLLIVMAQPDLGTAMVFTAIVVSITLVSGVRWRLLSLLSLLGVAGISALVFIFFKFPAFFKAYLLDEYQLARFYGWLAPEEYTDAGYQATKAILAIGSGKLEGKGYADGTVYFPEAHTDFIFAVIGEEFGFIGASITISIFFMLIYRMIHTALESNESFGSYLCAGVIGMLTFQVFQNIGMTIRILPITGIPLPFVSYGGSALLTYMIAVGLVLNVRSRTKTYMFE; translated from the coding sequence ATGAACAATGACAATCAAACACCATGGCAACAAATAGATTTCACACTTTTATTCTTTGTCTTTCTCCTGATGTGCATTAGTACTATCGCCATTTATAGTGCACAGGCGTCACTTCCTGGAGAATTAAAAAACTTCAACTTCGCAGGAAGACAGCTAACGTGGTATTTCGTTGGTGCGTTTGTCCTCTCGCTCACACTGGTCATTGATTTTGATCGCTTTAAACAATTATCCTGGTATCTCTATGGATTTGGAATTCTTCTTCTAATCTTGCTTGCGGTTAGTCCTGAGTATATTGGAAGTTATCAAATTGCTCCGATTCGAAATGGGGCAAAAAGCTGGTTTGTGCTTCCTGGTTTAGGAAGTGTACAGCCATCAGAGTTTATGAAAATTTTCTTGATTATTACGATCGCTTCTACAGCGGTCAACCATCATGAAAAAAACCCAACAAAAACCATTCAAACTGACCTTTTGTTATTAGCCAAAATTTTCGGTGTGGCAGCTGCGCCTCTTCTAATCGTTATGGCTCAGCCTGACCTTGGAACTGCGATGGTTTTCACTGCCATTGTTGTTAGTATTACATTAGTATCAGGCGTACGGTGGCGACTTCTCTCTCTTTTAAGTTTACTAGGGGTTGCGGGAATATCTGCTCTTGTCTTTATTTTCTTTAAGTTTCCGGCGTTCTTTAAAGCCTACTTACTTGATGAATATCAGCTCGCTCGATTCTATGGATGGCTTGCTCCTGAAGAGTATACAGATGCAGGCTATCAAGCGACGAAAGCGATCCTTGCCATCGGCTCTGGTAAATTAGAAGGGAAAGGATACGCTGACGGTACTGTTTACTTCCCTGAAGCGCACACTGACTTTATTTTTGCTGTGATTGGAGAAGAATTCGGATTCATAGGAGCAAGTATTACGATCTCCATTTTCTTCATGCTAATTTACCGAATGATTCATACAGCCCTTGAAAGCAATGAATCTTTTGGAAGCTATTTGTGCGCAGGCGTTATCGGGATGCTAACATTCCAGGTATTCCAAAACATTGGAATGACCATTCGGATATTGCCAATTACTGGTATCCCATTACCATTCGTAAGCTATGGAGGAAGTGCACTTTTAACCTACATGATTGCAGTCGGACTCGTATTAAACGTCCGATCTCGAACGAAAACGTATATGTTTGAATAA
- a CDS encoding NAD kinase produces MKFAVKSKGDQTSNQLQQRIKNYLRDFDLDYDEAEPDIVISVGGDGTLLHAFHHYQDRLDQTAFVGVHTGHLGFYADWTPEEVEKLVIHIARTPFQIVEYPLLEVTVRYLNSSKENRYLALNECTVKSVEGSLVMNVEIKGDLFETFRGDGLCISTPSGSTAYNKALGGAIIHPALPSIQLSEMASINNRVFRTVGSPLVLPQHHTCLLRPVNDADFQITIDHLFLLQQDVKSIQYRVAEEKVRFARFRPFPFWKRVKESFVDEVY; encoded by the coding sequence TTGAAATTTGCGGTAAAGTCAAAAGGGGATCAAACCTCCAATCAACTTCAGCAGCGCATCAAAAATTATTTACGTGATTTCGATCTGGACTATGATGAAGCAGAACCGGATATTGTCATTTCGGTTGGCGGTGATGGGACACTACTACACGCTTTTCATCATTATCAAGATCGCCTGGATCAAACAGCCTTTGTAGGTGTTCATACTGGACACTTAGGTTTCTATGCGGACTGGACCCCTGAAGAAGTCGAAAAGCTCGTCATCCATATTGCAAGGACTCCTTTTCAAATTGTAGAATATCCATTGCTTGAAGTAACGGTTCGCTATTTAAATAGTTCCAAAGAGAACCGCTATCTTGCGCTAAATGAATGTACAGTCAAAAGTGTAGAGGGATCTTTAGTGATGAATGTTGAAATAAAAGGTGATCTGTTTGAAACGTTTAGAGGAGACGGTCTCTGTATTTCAACGCCATCTGGTAGTACAGCCTATAATAAAGCGTTGGGCGGGGCGATCATTCATCCTGCACTTCCTTCCATTCAACTTTCAGAAATGGCATCTATCAACAATCGCGTCTTTCGTACTGTAGGATCTCCACTTGTGCTTCCGCAGCATCATACGTGTCTTCTGCGACCGGTGAACGATGCTGACTTTCAAATTACGATTGACCATCTGTTCTTATTGCAACAAGATGTAAAGTCCATTCAATATCGAGTAGCAGAAGAGAAAGTAAGATTCGCGCGTTTTAGACCGTTTCCTTTCTGGAAAAGAGTAAAGGAATCATTTGTCGATGAAGTATATTAA
- a CDS encoding monovalent cation:proton antiporter family protein, giving the protein MEHGASVSSLVIVVVIAFLIPFILHRFRLNFLPVVVAEIIAGIFIGQSGFNLVQGDTWLDTLSTLGFIFLMFLSGLEIDFSVFASKKKKVKLPSGKLEPNRVLVSFIVFIFVFLVSYLLSLLFVVLGYTDNAFFMTLIISTISLGVVVPTLKDANIMKSSIGQTILLIAVIADLATMILLAIFVSLNSGGEGNMWLLLILFGAGILLYFLGAYFRHLSFIETMSKGTIQIGTRAVFTLIIVLVGISETVGAENILGAFLAGALVSLLSPNTELVQKLDSFGYGFLIPIFFVMVGVELDIWSLFQDPKVLILIPLLLIALFASKLVPVVVLKKWYDTKTVLGSGMLLTSTLSLVIAAAEIGERIDIIDDQLSSALILVAIMSCILAPILFKKLMPKPEESSHAKKLAIIGANQITLPISLELNPANYETSIYHTKQEKVDSEKQSSHFKVIELSDYSIDTLKKSSVFDADILLISSGDDETNSDIAVFAKEYGTDRVIARIELTEIADQLRELNIDVFSVFFSTKALLKALIESPGVVNIFTREENALYQINMNNVEYNGVPLRSFPYLGDTIIVRIFRGKDSIVPHGDTELRIGDRLIVTGSSDSVEEVRTLLSY; this is encoded by the coding sequence ATGGAACACGGTGCATCCGTATCATCACTTGTTATCGTAGTCGTAATCGCATTTTTAATACCGTTTATCTTACACCGCTTCAGACTGAACTTTTTGCCAGTCGTAGTTGCCGAGATTATCGCCGGAATTTTCATTGGACAAAGTGGATTTAACCTTGTTCAAGGAGATACTTGGCTTGATACGCTATCAACTCTTGGTTTTATCTTCTTGATGTTCCTAAGTGGTCTTGAGATCGATTTCTCGGTTTTTGCGAGTAAAAAGAAAAAAGTAAAGCTACCAAGCGGTAAACTCGAACCGAATCGTGTTCTCGTCTCGTTTATCGTCTTTATTTTTGTATTTCTTGTATCGTACCTATTGTCTCTTCTATTCGTTGTACTTGGGTATACGGATAATGCCTTCTTTATGACGTTAATCATTTCAACCATATCGCTTGGTGTAGTGGTTCCTACGTTAAAAGACGCAAACATAATGAAGAGTAGTATCGGTCAAACGATTCTATTAATCGCCGTTATAGCTGACTTGGCTACAATGATTTTACTGGCGATCTTTGTTTCCCTGAATTCAGGGGGAGAAGGGAACATGTGGCTGCTTCTCATACTCTTTGGAGCAGGAATTTTGCTTTATTTCCTTGGGGCTTACTTCCGACATCTTTCCTTTATCGAGACGATGTCCAAGGGGACCATTCAAATTGGTACGAGAGCCGTCTTTACGTTAATTATTGTATTAGTCGGTATCTCTGAAACGGTTGGAGCGGAAAATATCTTAGGTGCCTTTCTTGCCGGTGCACTCGTTTCCTTGCTCTCACCAAATACGGAACTCGTGCAAAAGCTCGATTCATTTGGATATGGCTTTCTCATTCCTATTTTCTTCGTAATGGTTGGGGTAGAGCTAGATATCTGGTCACTTTTCCAGGATCCTAAAGTGTTAATTCTTATTCCATTACTGTTGATTGCGCTCTTTGCTTCAAAATTAGTGCCCGTTGTTGTATTGAAAAAATGGTATGATACGAAAACGGTTCTCGGTTCCGGCATGTTGCTAACATCAACGCTTTCTCTCGTTATTGCAGCAGCTGAAATCGGAGAACGAATTGATATCATTGATGATCAGCTGTCATCTGCTTTAATCTTAGTGGCGATTATGAGCTGTATTCTAGCACCAATTCTTTTCAAGAAACTAATGCCGAAGCCAGAAGAAAGCTCTCATGCGAAGAAGCTGGCGATCATCGGAGCAAACCAAATCACTTTGCCTATCTCGCTGGAACTTAATCCTGCCAATTATGAAACATCGATTTATCATACGAAGCAGGAGAAAGTGGACTCTGAGAAACAAAGCAGTCATTTTAAAGTAATTGAGCTTTCGGATTATAGCATTGATACACTAAAGAAAAGCTCTGTCTTCGATGCCGATATCCTCCTCATTTCTTCTGGAGATGATGAAACGAACTCGGATATTGCGGTATTCGCGAAAGAATATGGAACAGATCGCGTCATTGCTCGAATTGAATTAACAGAAATAGCCGATCAGCTAAGAGAGCTTAATATTGATGTATTCTCTGTTTTCTTCTCAACAAAAGCCTTGTTAAAAGCGCTCATCGAGTCTCCTGGAGTCGTTAATATCTTCACTCGTGAAGAAAATGCGCTATATCAAATTAACATGAACAATGTGGAATACAACGGTGTGCCACTGCGTAGCTTCCCATATCTCGGTGATACGATCATAGTACGAATTTTCCGTGGTAAGGATTCGATTGTCCCTCATGGTGACACTGAGCTCCGAATTGGTGATCGCTTAATTGTGACAGGAAGCAGCGATAGTGTAGAAGAAGTTCGAACGTTGCTAAGTTATTAA
- a CDS encoding RluA family pseudouridine synthase, with product MTWNVEEKDEGMLLREFLLTEKNLSRSMLTDIKFNGGKLTVNNINQTVRAVLRKDDTVEVLFPKETVSETMVAKEMELRICYEDEHFLLINKPASLPTIPSRHSKESLAEGVLYYYHTHKLDRTIHAVNRLDRDTSGLVLFAKHRYAHDLLSRQQKNKEMKRQYVALVHGEVKGEGEIDAPIGRKEGSIIERAVRPDGQHALTSYRTINHYKGFSLLELSLKTGRTHQIRVHMSYLGHPLLGDDLYGGTHALINRQALHSAKLEFYHPFLEKKLRFVSELEEDMFCLIRKK from the coding sequence ATGACGTGGAACGTAGAAGAGAAGGATGAAGGGATGCTGCTAAGGGAATTCCTTCTTACGGAAAAGAATTTATCAAGAAGTATGTTAACAGATATTAAATTCAATGGAGGAAAACTTACGGTTAATAACATCAATCAAACCGTTAGAGCTGTCTTAAGGAAAGACGATACGGTGGAAGTCTTATTTCCAAAAGAAACTGTGAGCGAAACGATGGTAGCTAAAGAGATGGAACTTCGTATTTGTTATGAGGATGAGCACTTTTTACTTATCAATAAGCCAGCAAGCCTACCGACGATTCCATCTCGTCATTCAAAAGAATCACTCGCAGAAGGTGTTCTCTACTATTATCATACGCATAAGCTAGATCGAACGATCCACGCGGTTAATCGTTTGGATCGAGATACATCTGGACTCGTTTTATTTGCGAAGCACCGCTATGCACATGACCTTCTTTCAAGACAGCAGAAAAACAAAGAGATGAAACGACAATACGTTGCACTTGTTCATGGAGAAGTTAAAGGAGAAGGTGAAATCGATGCGCCAATAGGGAGGAAAGAGGGGAGTATCATTGAAAGGGCCGTTCGTCCTGATGGACAACACGCATTAACGAGTTACCGCACAATAAATCATTATAAAGGATTCTCCCTTCTTGAATTATCGCTAAAAACGGGGAGAACCCATCAAATTAGAGTTCATATGTCTTATCTTGGTCATCCGCTCTTAGGGGATGATCTCTATGGTGGAACGCATGCATTAATAAATAGACAAGCGTTACATAGTGCGAAGCTTGAGTTCTATCATCCTTTCCTAGAAAAAAAACTACGGTTTGTTTCAGAGCTTGAAGAGGATATGTTCTGTCTCATTCGAAAGAAGTGA
- the mgtE gene encoding magnesium transporter: protein MAYQEQETQALYEALIHHLEQERIDAFRELFLDIHPYEQSQFFLTVSEQIRLLVYTYLSPREMAEIFQNFDIEEQEEYISEMEPAYAAKMLAEMYADDAVDVLNELNPEQIASYLTIMDDDAADEIKELLHYEEKTAGSIMTTEFVSIRAHQTVKRAMQILRREAPEAETIYYIFVLDEQKRLVGVISLRDLIIAEEDTLIEEIMNERVVSISVGEDQEEAARIMRDYDFLALPVLDFQNHLLGIITHDDIVDVIEEEASEDYSKLAAISDDGSFDRNPFSSAKKRLPWLIILLFLGMMTASLIGQFEVTLDKVPLLAVFIPLIAGMAGNTGTQALAVVVRGLATGDFEENSKWALIVREAGTGLITGATSGVLVTIIIFLWKGTFLLGLLVGFSLLFTLIVATLAGALVPLLMHKLNIDPAVASGPFITTINDIISILIYFGMATAFMSQLV from the coding sequence GTGGCTTACCAGGAGCAAGAAACGCAAGCTTTGTACGAAGCACTTATCCATCATTTAGAACAAGAAAGAATCGATGCCTTTCGGGAATTGTTTCTAGATATTCACCCTTATGAACAGTCTCAATTCTTCTTAACTGTATCAGAACAAATCAGGCTGCTTGTGTACACCTATTTATCACCAAGAGAAATGGCCGAAATCTTTCAGAATTTTGATATTGAAGAGCAAGAAGAATACATTTCGGAGATGGAGCCAGCTTATGCAGCTAAAATGCTCGCAGAGATGTATGCCGATGACGCAGTAGACGTATTAAATGAACTAAACCCTGAACAGATTGCAAGTTACTTAACCATTATGGATGATGATGCAGCTGACGAAATTAAGGAACTTCTTCATTATGAAGAAAAAACAGCTGGTAGTATCATGACAACAGAATTTGTATCGATTCGAGCACACCAAACGGTGAAGCGAGCGATGCAAATACTGAGACGTGAAGCACCTGAAGCAGAGACGATCTACTATATATTCGTATTAGATGAACAGAAAAGGCTCGTCGGGGTTATTTCTCTTAGAGATTTAATTATTGCAGAAGAAGATACGTTAATAGAAGAGATTATGAATGAGCGGGTTGTTTCCATTTCGGTCGGTGAAGATCAGGAGGAAGCCGCTAGAATTATGAGAGATTATGACTTTCTAGCACTTCCCGTTCTCGACTTCCAAAATCATTTGCTCGGTATTATCACACACGATGATATTGTCGACGTTATTGAGGAAGAAGCTTCAGAGGACTATTCAAAGCTTGCCGCTATTTCAGATGACGGTTCGTTTGATCGCAATCCATTCTCATCAGCGAAAAAAAGGTTACCATGGCTCATCATTCTCTTATTTCTTGGAATGATGACAGCAAGCTTAATTGGTCAGTTTGAGGTAACCCTCGATAAAGTCCCATTGCTAGCGGTATTTATTCCACTTATTGCTGGAATGGCAGGTAATACAGGAACACAAGCGCTTGCTGTTGTTGTAAGAGGTCTTGCTACTGGAGATTTTGAAGAGAATAGTAAGTGGGCGTTAATAGTTAGAGAAGCAGGAACTGGACTAATTACCGGTGCAACGTCAGGAGTTCTCGTCACCATTATTATTTTCTTGTGGAAAGGAACCTTTTTACTTGGTTTATTAGTTGGTTTTTCGTTATTATTTACGTTGATTGTTGCCACTCTTGCTGGTGCGCTAGTCCCACTCTTAATGCACAAACTTAACATAGACCCTGCCGTTGCTTCAGGGCCGTTCATTACAACTATTAATGATATTATCAGTATACTTATTTATTTTGGAATGGCGACTGCATTTATGAGTCAATTAGTCTAA